A region from the Bubalus kerabau isolate K-KA32 ecotype Philippines breed swamp buffalo chromosome 23, PCC_UOA_SB_1v2, whole genome shotgun sequence genome encodes:
- the TTYH3 gene encoding protein tweety homolog 3 isoform X1, whose amino-acid sequence MAGVSYAAPWWVSLLHRLPHFDLHWEATSSQFRPEDSDYQQALLLLGAAALACLALDLLFLLFYSFWLCCRRRKSEEHLDADCCCTAWCVIIATLVCSAGIAVGFYGNGETSDGIHRATYSLRHANRTVAGVQDRVWDTAAALNRTAEPSLQSLERQLAARPEPLRAVQRLQGLLQTLLGYTAAIPFWRNPAVSLEALAEQVDLYDWYRWLGYLGLLLLDVAICLLVLVGLIRSSKGILVGVCLLGVLALIISWGALGLELAVSVGSSDFCVDPDTYVTRMVEEHSVLSGDILQYYLACSPHAANPFQQKLSGSHKALVEMQDVVAELLKTVSWEYPATKDPLLRVQEVLNGTEVNLQHLTALVDCRSLHLDYVQALTGFCYDGVEGLIYLALFSFVTALMFSSVVCSVPHTWQQKRGPDEDGEEEAAPGPRQAHDSLYRVHMPSLYSCGSSYGSEASIPAAAHTVSNAPVTEYMSQNANFQNPRCENTPLIGRESPPPSYTSSMRAKYLATSQPRPESSSSGH is encoded by the exons gcgctgctgctgctgggggccGCGGCGCTGGCCTGCCTCGCCCTGGACCTCCTCTTCCTGCTCTTCTACTCCTTCTGGCTGTGCTGCCGGCGGCGCAAGAGCGAGGAGCACCTGGACGCAGACTGCTGCTGCACCGCCTGGTGCGTCATCATCGCCACGCTGGTCTGCAG CGCCGGTATCGCCGTGGGGTTCTATGGCAACGGGGAGACCAGTGACGGCATCCATCGGGCCACCTACTCGCTCCGCCACGCCAACCGTACGGTGGCAGGGGTCCAGGACCGC GTGTGGGACACCGCAGCCGCCCTGAACCGCACGGCGGAGCCCAGCCTTCAGAGCCTGGAGCGGCAGCTGGCCGCACGGCCAGAGCCCCTGCGGGCGGTCCAGCGGCTGCAGGGCCTGCTGCAGACACTGTTGGGCTACACGGCGGCCATCCCTTTCTGGAGGAACCCAGCCGTGTCCCTGGAGGCGCTGGCTGAGCAGGTGGATCTCTATGACTGGTACAG GTGGCTGGGCTACCTGGGCCTGCTGCTGCTTGACGTGGCCATCTGCCTGCTGGTGCTGGTCGGCCTCATCCGCAGCTCCAAGGGGATCCTGGTAGG GGTCTGCCTGCTGGGGGTGCTGGCCCTGATCATCAGCTGGGGCGCCCTGGGCCTGGAGCTGGCTGTGTCTGTG ggctccaGTGACTTCTGTGTGGACCCCGACACCTACGTGACCCGGATGGTGGAGGAGCACTCCGTGCTGAGCGGGG ACATCCTGCAGTACTACCTGGCCTGCTCGCCTCACGCCGCCAACCCCTTCCAGCAG AAGCTGTCGGGCAGCCACAAGGCGCTGGTGGAGATGCAGGACGTGGTGGCTGAGCTCCTGAAGACTGTCTCGTGGGAGTATCCTGCCACcaag GACCCCCTGCTTCGTGTTCAGGAGGTGCTGAACGGCACGGAGGTGAATCTGCAGCACCTCACTGCCCTGGTGGACTGCCGCAGCCTGCACCTG GACTACGTGCAGGCCCTCACGGGCTTCTGCTACGACGGCGTCGAGGGTCTCATCTACCTGGCCCTCTTCTCCTTCGTCACGGCCCTCATGTTCAGCTCCGTCGTCTGCAGTGTCCCGCACACCTGGCAGCAAAAGAG AGGCCCCGACGAGGACGGGGAGGAGGAGGCCGCCCCAGGGCCGCGGCAGGCGCACGACAGTCTCTATCGCGTCCACATGCCCAGCCTGTACAGCTGCGGGAGCAGCTACGGCAGCGAGGCCAGCATCCCAGCCGCGGCCCACACCGTCAGCAACGCCCCAGTCACCGAGTATAT GAGCCAGAATGCCAATTTCCAGAACCCTCGTTGTGAGAACACCCCCCTCATTGGGCGCGAGTCCCCGCCGCCTTCA tACACTTCCAGCATGAGAGCCAAGTACCTCGCCACGAGCCAGCCTCGCCCCGAGTCCAGCAGCAGTGGGCACTAG
- the LFNG gene encoding beta-1,3-N-acetylglucosaminyltransferase lunatic fringe, giving the protein MLKRCGRRLLLALAGALLACLLVLTADPPPPPVPAERGRRALRSLAGPSGAATAPGVEAAAAAPGAPVREVHSLSEYFSLLTRSRRDAGPPAGGAPGPADGPPRPPAEPLAPRDVFIAVKTTKKFHRARLDLLLETWISRHEEMTFIFTDGEDEALARRTGHVVNTNCSAAHSRQALCCKMAVEYDRFIESGRKWFCHVDDDNYVNVRALLRLLGSYPHTQDVYLGKPSLDRPIQATERVSENKVRPVHFWFATGGAGFCISRGLALKMSPWASGGHFMSTAERIRLPDDCTIGYIVEALLGVPLVRCGLFHSHLENLQQVPASELHEQVTLSYGMFENKRNAVHVKGPFSVEADPSRFRSVHCHLYPDTPWCPRSAIF; this is encoded by the exons ATGCTCAAGCGCTGCGGCCGCCGCCTGCTGCTGGCGCTGGCGGGCGCGCTGCTTGCCTGCCTGCTGGTGCTCACGGCCGACCCGCCGCCGCCCCCGGTGCCCGCTGAACGCGGTCGGCGCGCGCTGCGCAGCCTGGCGGGCCCCTCGGGGGCGGCCACGGCGCCCGGagtggaggcggcggcggcggcgcccggGGCGCCCGTCCGCGAGGTGCACAGTCTGTCCGAGTACTTCAGCCTGCTAACCCGCTCTCGCAGAGACGCGGGCCCACCGGCCGGGGGCGCCCCCGGCCCCGCTGACGGTCCTCCGCGGCCCCCGGCCGAGCCGCTGGCCCCACGCGACGTCTTCATCGCGGTGAAGACCACCAAAAAGTTTCATCGCGCGCGTCTCGACTTGCTTCTGGAGACGTGGATCTCGCGCCACGAGGAGATG ACGTTCATTTTCACGGACGGGGAAGACGAGGCACTGGCCAGGCGCACGG GCCACGTGGTCAACACCAACTGCTCGGCCGCCCACAGccgccaggcactgtgctgcaAGATGGCCGTGGAGTACGATCGCTTTATCGAGTCCGGGAGGAA gtggtTCTGCCACGTGGATGACGATAACTACGTGAATGTGCGTGCCCTGCTGAGGCTGCTGGGCAGTTACCCGCACACGCAGGACGTCTACCTGGGCAAGCCCAGCCTGGACAGGCCCATCCAAGCCACGGAGCGGGTCAGCGAAAACAAAGTG CGTCCTGTCCACTTCTGGTTTGCCACTGGCGGGGCTGGCTTCTGCATCAGCCGAGGACTGGCCCTGAAGATGAGCCCCTGGGCCAG CGGAGGCCACTTCATGAGCACGGCCGAGCGGATCCGGCTGCCTGACGACTGCACCATCGGCTACATCGTGGAGGCGCTGCTGGGTGTGCCCCTTGTGCGCTGTGGGCTCTTCCACTCCCACCTGGAGAACCTGCAGCAGGTGCCCGCCTCCGAGCTCCACGAGCAG GTGACCCTGAGCTACGGCATGTTTGAAAACAAGCGCAACGCCGTCCACGTTAAGGGGCCCTTCTCGGTGGAGGCTGACCCGTCGAG GTTCCGTTCCGTCCACTGCCACCTGTACCCGGACACGCCCTGGTGCCCCCGCTCTGCCATCTTCTAG
- the TTYH3 gene encoding protein tweety homolog 3 isoform X2, with product MAGVSYAAPWWVSLLHRLPHFDLHWEATSSQFRPEDSDYQQALLLLGAAALACLALDLLFLLFYSFWLCCRRRKSEEHLDADCCCTAWCVIIATLVCSAGIAVGFYGNGETSDGIHRATYSLRHANRTVAGVQDRVWDTAAALNRTAEPSLQSLERQLAARPEPLRAVQRLQGLLQTLLGYTAAIPFWRNPAVSLEALAEQVDLYDWYRWLGYLGLLLLDVAICLLVLVGLIRSSKGILVGVCLLGVLALIISWGALGLELAVSVGSSDFCVDPDTYVTRMVEEHSVLSGDILQYYLACSPHAANPFQQKLSGSHKALVEMQDVVAELLKTVSWEYPATKDPLLRVQEVLNGTEVNLQHLTALVDCRSLHLDYVQALTGFCYDGVEGLIYLALFSFVTALMFSSVVCSVPHTWQQKRGPDEDGEEEAAPGPRQAHDSLYRVHMPSLYSCGSSYGSEASIPAAAHTVSNAPVTEYMSQNANFQNPRCENTPLIGRESPPPSRYLAALDSGGHTGWQFKPLNSA from the exons gcgctgctgctgctgggggccGCGGCGCTGGCCTGCCTCGCCCTGGACCTCCTCTTCCTGCTCTTCTACTCCTTCTGGCTGTGCTGCCGGCGGCGCAAGAGCGAGGAGCACCTGGACGCAGACTGCTGCTGCACCGCCTGGTGCGTCATCATCGCCACGCTGGTCTGCAG CGCCGGTATCGCCGTGGGGTTCTATGGCAACGGGGAGACCAGTGACGGCATCCATCGGGCCACCTACTCGCTCCGCCACGCCAACCGTACGGTGGCAGGGGTCCAGGACCGC GTGTGGGACACCGCAGCCGCCCTGAACCGCACGGCGGAGCCCAGCCTTCAGAGCCTGGAGCGGCAGCTGGCCGCACGGCCAGAGCCCCTGCGGGCGGTCCAGCGGCTGCAGGGCCTGCTGCAGACACTGTTGGGCTACACGGCGGCCATCCCTTTCTGGAGGAACCCAGCCGTGTCCCTGGAGGCGCTGGCTGAGCAGGTGGATCTCTATGACTGGTACAG GTGGCTGGGCTACCTGGGCCTGCTGCTGCTTGACGTGGCCATCTGCCTGCTGGTGCTGGTCGGCCTCATCCGCAGCTCCAAGGGGATCCTGGTAGG GGTCTGCCTGCTGGGGGTGCTGGCCCTGATCATCAGCTGGGGCGCCCTGGGCCTGGAGCTGGCTGTGTCTGTG ggctccaGTGACTTCTGTGTGGACCCCGACACCTACGTGACCCGGATGGTGGAGGAGCACTCCGTGCTGAGCGGGG ACATCCTGCAGTACTACCTGGCCTGCTCGCCTCACGCCGCCAACCCCTTCCAGCAG AAGCTGTCGGGCAGCCACAAGGCGCTGGTGGAGATGCAGGACGTGGTGGCTGAGCTCCTGAAGACTGTCTCGTGGGAGTATCCTGCCACcaag GACCCCCTGCTTCGTGTTCAGGAGGTGCTGAACGGCACGGAGGTGAATCTGCAGCACCTCACTGCCCTGGTGGACTGCCGCAGCCTGCACCTG GACTACGTGCAGGCCCTCACGGGCTTCTGCTACGACGGCGTCGAGGGTCTCATCTACCTGGCCCTCTTCTCCTTCGTCACGGCCCTCATGTTCAGCTCCGTCGTCTGCAGTGTCCCGCACACCTGGCAGCAAAAGAG AGGCCCCGACGAGGACGGGGAGGAGGAGGCCGCCCCAGGGCCGCGGCAGGCGCACGACAGTCTCTATCGCGTCCACATGCCCAGCCTGTACAGCTGCGGGAGCAGCTACGGCAGCGAGGCCAGCATCCCAGCCGCGGCCCACACCGTCAGCAACGCCCCAGTCACCGAGTATAT GAGCCAGAATGCCAATTTCCAGAACCCTCGTTGTGAGAACACCCCCCTCATTGGGCGCGAGTCCCCGCCGCCTTCA CGCTATCTGGCCGCCCTGGACTCTGGCGGCCACACGGGCTGGCAGTTTAAGCCCCTGAACAGTGCCTGA